Proteins from a genomic interval of Candidatus Nanosynbacter sp. HMT-352:
- the nusA gene encoding transcription termination factor NusA has translation MEDLNIKQLTLAVRTIAEEKNLPEETVLSVIEQAIAAAWRRDNGTRDQLVRASLNINNGTAVVSVVKTVVEEVENDANQIDLEEAKEIDPAAELGGEVVMETHNVTTFGRVAAQTAKQVILQRLREAEREVVLAEFEDKIGTVVIGTVQRVEPRVVRIELGKAIGIMPQSEQIPGEYYGVGRRIKVYIKDIEREGRGPQLILSRGNEEFVRFLFNQEVPEMETGAVEIKAIAREAGRRTKLAVSSALPGVDPVGTFVGGHGARVQAVMNEIGEQEKIDIIPYEEDAAGFIANAMSPAEVLSVTVNEDEKRATVYVSEDQQSIAIGRAGQNVRLASRLTGYELDIEAKAPVKTESKPRKNIEDSLMSVVEEVAE, from the coding sequence ATGGAAGATTTGAATATCAAGCAGTTGACGTTGGCAGTGCGTACGATTGCTGAGGAAAAAAACTTGCCAGAAGAAACAGTTTTGAGCGTGATTGAGCAGGCGATTGCGGCGGCTTGGCGTCGTGATAACGGTACGCGTGACCAATTGGTTCGCGCAAGCTTGAATATCAACAACGGTACGGCTGTCGTGTCGGTTGTTAAAACTGTTGTTGAAGAAGTTGAGAATGATGCCAATCAAATCGATCTAGAGGAAGCTAAGGAGATAGATCCTGCGGCTGAACTTGGCGGTGAAGTTGTGATGGAAACTCATAACGTGACGACTTTTGGTCGAGTTGCCGCTCAGACTGCTAAGCAAGTTATCTTGCAGCGTTTGCGTGAAGCTGAGCGTGAAGTTGTTTTGGCGGAATTTGAGGATAAAATCGGTACGGTTGTTATCGGTACAGTTCAGCGAGTTGAGCCGCGCGTTGTGCGAATTGAGCTGGGCAAGGCTATTGGAATTATGCCTCAGAGCGAGCAAATTCCTGGTGAATATTATGGCGTTGGCCGTCGAATTAAGGTTTATATTAAGGATATTGAGCGCGAAGGTCGCGGTCCGCAATTGATTCTTAGTCGCGGCAATGAAGAGTTTGTGCGATTCTTGTTCAATCAAGAAGTTCCAGAGATGGAAACTGGTGCAGTTGAGATTAAGGCAATCGCTCGCGAAGCTGGTCGCCGAACTAAATTGGCGGTTTCTTCAGCGCTACCTGGTGTTGATCCAGTTGGTACGTTTGTTGGTGGTCACGGCGCCCGCGTTCAGGCTGTGATGAATGAAATTGGCGAGCAGGAAAAAATTGACATTATTCCATACGAGGAAGACGCGGCTGGATTTATTGCTAATGCGATGAGCCCGGCAGAGGTTTTGAGTGTGACTGTCAATGAAGACGAGAAGCGTGCGACGGTTTATGTTAGCGAAGATCAGCAGTCGATAGCAATTGGTCGTGCTGGACAGAATGTTCGCTTGGCAAGTCGATTGACTGGCTATGAATTAGACATCGAAGCAAAAGCTCCTGTTAAGACAGAGTCAAAACCTCGAAAGAATATTGAGGATAGCTTGATGAGCGTAGTTGAGGAGGTGGCGGAATAA
- a CDS encoding M1 family metallopeptidase — protein sequence MTKVPRLLDTFTPNHYNLTLDLTRAEEKEFSGTVIIFGESTSESISLHSKGLTIQSATIDNQPAGVSFGEFDELRLFQPNLKNGNHTICINFSGNITDAMHGLYPCYFTHDGVKKQLFATQFESHHAREVFPCVDEPAAKTEYDLTLITRTGITVLGNMPVKSEEENGDSLTTTFEKTPRMSSYLLAFVIGELHKKSARTKSGVEVNVWATPAQNENTLDFALDIATRSIDFYDEYFGVKYPLPKSDHVALPDFSSGAMENWGLITYRESCLLTDPELTPESSRRFIATVIAHELSHQWFGNLVTMNWWNDLWLNESFANMMEYVAIDALHPEWRMWEDFATNEVTAALRRDSLDGVQSVQADVNHPDEISTLFDPAIVYAKGGRLLVMVRKLIGEEAFRAGLKSYFEKFAYKNTVGNDLWQELESASGQPIVNLMNAWISQPGLPVVSVSNSHDAAILSQERFFIGEHQPSDALWPIPLFANQPLDVKILNQKETTASIEKPLQLNCGLSAHFITKYDESTREYLLKNITELPTLDKICILQDATILARAGFENSASLLPLALSLKTETNEKVFGMAAGSLTELRKFVDDNDAARDSLKRISGEFARATFEELGWDEKDGESDDDRERRTTALSLMMYSEDKEVLNEAKTRFDNNKLEDLPTEIRALIISANVRHFETPEMIENLFAAYKNTPSNDLQNDIAIGLTSTKNPETAEKILANIKNSNIIRPQDASRWFVYLIRTRESRQIAWNWLKENWAWVEDTFGEDKSYDDFIRYAATALLTPNELDDFRQFFEPMENIPALARTIKLGITEISARAELIKRDKEAVILSL from the coding sequence ATGACTAAAGTTCCACGCTTACTTGACACATTCACACCAAATCATTACAACCTAACTCTCGATCTAACGCGCGCCGAGGAAAAAGAATTTTCTGGCACAGTTATCATTTTTGGCGAGTCCACCAGCGAATCAATTTCGCTACATTCCAAGGGTTTAACAATTCAATCAGCCACAATCGACAATCAGCCCGCCGGTGTCTCATTCGGCGAGTTTGACGAATTGAGATTATTCCAGCCGAACCTTAAAAACGGAAACCACACGATTTGCATCAATTTTTCTGGAAATATTACCGACGCAATGCACGGATTATATCCTTGCTACTTCACTCACGACGGCGTTAAAAAACAACTTTTCGCAACTCAATTTGAATCACATCACGCCCGCGAAGTTTTCCCTTGCGTTGATGAACCAGCCGCCAAAACTGAATACGATTTGACGCTGATCACCCGAACAGGAATAACAGTTCTGGGAAATATGCCCGTAAAAAGCGAAGAAGAAAATGGCGATTCACTCACAACAACTTTCGAGAAAACACCACGAATGAGCAGCTATCTTCTGGCTTTTGTCATCGGTGAATTACACAAAAAATCCGCCCGCACCAAATCTGGCGTCGAGGTTAACGTCTGGGCAACGCCAGCTCAGAATGAAAATACATTAGATTTCGCACTAGACATCGCCACTCGTTCAATTGATTTTTATGATGAATATTTCGGCGTCAAATATCCATTGCCAAAATCCGACCACGTCGCTCTTCCCGACTTTTCCTCTGGCGCTATGGAAAACTGGGGATTGATTACTTACCGCGAAAGTTGCTTACTGACGGACCCTGAGTTGACGCCGGAATCATCCAGACGCTTCATTGCCACGGTTATCGCGCACGAACTTAGTCATCAATGGTTTGGCAATTTGGTTACCATGAACTGGTGGAATGATTTATGGCTCAACGAAAGCTTTGCCAATATGATGGAATACGTGGCGATTGATGCATTACACCCCGAATGGCGTATGTGGGAAGATTTTGCCACGAATGAAGTAACGGCCGCACTAAGGCGTGACAGCTTGGACGGCGTTCAATCAGTTCAAGCCGACGTTAATCACCCAGACGAAATCAGCACTTTGTTCGACCCAGCAATTGTTTATGCCAAGGGCGGACGGCTGCTAGTTATGGTCAGAAAGCTTATCGGCGAAGAGGCATTTCGCGCTGGACTTAAATCATATTTTGAAAAATTCGCGTATAAAAACACTGTCGGAAATGACCTATGGCAAGAATTAGAGTCGGCGAGCGGTCAGCCAATTGTCAATCTAATGAATGCTTGGATTTCCCAACCTGGCCTTCCTGTCGTATCAGTTTCAAACAGTCACGACGCGGCGATTTTAAGTCAGGAACGATTCTTCATCGGCGAACACCAACCATCTGACGCATTATGGCCGATTCCATTATTCGCAAATCAACCGCTTGACGTAAAAATCTTGAATCAAAAAGAAACCACCGCTTCCATTGAAAAGCCATTACAATTAAACTGCGGCTTAAGCGCCCACTTCATCACCAAATATGACGAATCCACTCGCGAATATTTATTGAAGAACATTACAGAGTTGCCAACTTTGGATAAGATTTGTATCTTACAGGACGCGACAATACTCGCCCGCGCTGGATTTGAAAATTCGGCGTCACTACTTCCATTGGCGTTATCCTTAAAAACCGAAACCAACGAAAAAGTATTCGGTATGGCGGCTGGTTCTTTGACAGAACTGCGAAAATTCGTCGATGATAATGACGCCGCCAGAGATTCATTAAAGCGAATTTCTGGAGAATTTGCGCGCGCCACATTCGAAGAGCTTGGCTGGGATGAAAAAGACGGAGAATCGGACGACGACCGCGAGCGGCGCACCACGGCTTTGAGTTTGATGATGTATAGCGAAGATAAAGAAGTTTTGAACGAGGCAAAAACGCGTTTTGACAATAATAAATTGGAAGACTTACCGACAGAAATTCGAGCTTTAATTATCAGCGCAAACGTAAGACATTTCGAGACGCCAGAGATGATTGAAAATCTCTTTGCCGCATATAAAAACACGCCGTCAAATGACCTGCAGAATGATATTGCAATTGGACTAACTTCCACCAAAAATCCTGAAACAGCAGAAAAAATTCTTGCCAACATTAAAAATTCCAACATCATCCGCCCGCAAGACGCCAGCCGTTGGTTTGTGTATTTGATTCGCACCAGAGAAAGCCGCCAAATTGCGTGGAATTGGCTGAAAGAAAACTGGGCGTGGGTCGAAGATACGTTTGGTGAGGATAAAAGTTACGACGATTTCATTCGCTATGCCGCCACAGCGCTACTAACGCCTAATGAACTTGACGATTTCCGACAATTCTTTGAACCGATGGAAAATATTCCAGCCCTCGCCAGAACGATAAAATTAGGAATTACCGAGATATCCGCGCGCGCTGAGCTGATTAAACGAGACAAAGAGGCGGTTATTCTCTCTTTGTAG
- a CDS encoding GNAT family N-acetyltransferase: MNPEIYLTKLSVNDDEALERAAVAHSESVLGCEFTDGAKKDLIEYIEGMNNYYGSDVFAIDTSGEELSSGLMTVCSNGDGEITIEDLFVREIARKRGIGRAAIEALASEYPDARAVKLYSLKSAEEFYQRIGFDQISPADNKCLSLWRKELD, encoded by the coding sequence ATGAATCCTGAGATATATCTTACCAAATTGTCGGTGAATGATGATGAGGCTTTGGAACGGGCGGCTGTAGCTCACTCGGAGTCTGTTTTGGGCTGCGAGTTCACGGATGGCGCGAAAAAGGATTTAATAGAATACATAGAAGGTATGAATAATTACTACGGTAGCGATGTTTTTGCTATCGATACTTCTGGTGAAGAATTGTCATCTGGGCTTATGACTGTATGCTCTAATGGCGACGGCGAGATTACTATAGAAGATCTTTTTGTTAGGGAAATTGCACGCAAGCGAGGAATTGGGCGGGCGGCTATTGAAGCTTTAGCTAGTGAATATCCAGATGCGCGTGCTGTCAAATTGTATTCCTTGAAATCCGCTGAAGAATTTTACCAAAGAATTGGATTTGACCAAATATCGCCGGCTGATAATAAATGTTTATCTCTTTGGCGAAAAGAATTGGATTGA
- a CDS encoding PIN/TRAM domain-containing protein, translated as MKDFYGLIIITMLLGLAAEVYFLAKPRRNSSVGAAPILVDTSVLMDGRVTELAKTGFLLGKIIVPRSVLTELQLLADGADHDKRERARFGMDVVKELKDILKSSFELYDDNIRVPEGVDSRLLKLAKEMDAAVLTLDYNLNKVAQVDGVKVLNINELAKSLRMSYLPGDELDLELSQKGQDSHQAVGYLKDGTMVVVENAKRYIGQTKKIEIIRSLQTDAGKMMFAKLVIEQKKPVKQKTSVPKKRTNGRSKTSAQHEAELINLVNKQ; from the coding sequence ATGAAAGATTTTTACGGATTGATAATAATTACGATGTTGCTTGGCTTGGCGGCCGAAGTTTATTTCTTGGCAAAACCGCGACGAAATTCATCGGTGGGTGCGGCGCCGATTTTGGTCGACACGTCAGTGCTTATGGATGGGCGAGTGACTGAGCTAGCGAAGACTGGATTTTTGCTGGGCAAAATTATTGTGCCTAGGAGTGTATTGACGGAATTGCAATTATTAGCCGACGGCGCAGACCACGATAAGCGTGAAAGGGCGCGATTTGGTATGGATGTCGTGAAGGAGCTCAAGGATATTTTGAAGTCTTCATTCGAGCTTTATGATGATAATATTCGCGTGCCGGAAGGTGTGGATTCTCGCTTATTGAAATTGGCGAAGGAAATGGATGCGGCAGTGTTGACGCTTGATTACAATTTGAATAAGGTGGCACAAGTTGACGGTGTTAAGGTTTTGAATATCAATGAGCTGGCGAAAAGTTTGAGGATGAGTTATTTGCCTGGCGACGAGCTGGATTTGGAACTGTCGCAGAAGGGGCAAGATTCTCATCAAGCGGTTGGCTATTTGAAAGATGGAACGATGGTGGTTGTTGAGAACGCCAAGCGCTACATTGGGCAAACGAAGAAAATTGAGATTATCCGAAGCTTGCAGACCGACGCTGGAAAAATGATGTTTGCGAAGCTTGTGATTGAACAGAAAAAACCTGTAAAGCAGAAGACTAGTGTTCCTAAAAAGCGCACAAATGGTCGCTCAAAAACATCAGCTCAACACGAGGCTGAGCTGATTAATTTGGTAAATAAACAATAG
- a CDS encoding HNH endonuclease family protein, translated as MRVNKIRRRQVVIALVILIVGVAVWASRISQPEPQTIQTSTQRELFGNSNAKAELEKIEVKGRAPKTGYSRKQFGNGWGKINGCSVREVILARDLTDEKIDEKCRVLSGLLNDPYTGQVIQFQRGEKTSSKVQIDHVVALSDAWQKGAQQISPEEREKLANDPLNLLAVDGPANQAKGDGDAATWLPSNKSFRCQYIARQVAVKRKYRLWVTEAEKSAMSGILEKCVEV; from the coding sequence ATGAGGGTGAATAAAATACGACGTCGGCAAGTGGTGATTGCGCTGGTAATTTTGATAGTCGGCGTGGCGGTTTGGGCTTCGCGAATTTCACAACCCGAACCTCAGACAATTCAAACTTCAACGCAACGAGAATTATTTGGTAATTCGAACGCCAAAGCAGAATTGGAAAAGATAGAAGTTAAAGGACGTGCGCCAAAGACTGGTTATTCCAGAAAGCAATTCGGCAATGGCTGGGGTAAAATTAACGGCTGCTCTGTGCGGGAAGTGATTCTGGCGCGAGATTTGACGGATGAGAAAATTGACGAAAAATGTCGAGTTTTGTCGGGTTTACTGAATGATCCGTACACCGGTCAAGTAATCCAATTTCAGCGCGGCGAAAAAACTAGCTCTAAGGTTCAGATTGATCATGTTGTGGCTTTGAGCGATGCTTGGCAAAAGGGTGCACAACAAATATCTCCAGAAGAGCGAGAGAAATTGGCGAACGATCCGTTAAATCTGTTGGCGGTTGATGGTCCAGCAAACCAGGCCAAAGGTGACGGCGATGCGGCAACTTGGCTACCGAGCAATAAATCTTTTAGGTGCCAATATATCGCGCGACAAGTGGCTGTGAAACGAAAATATCGCTTGTGGGTGACGGAAGCTGAAAAAAGCGCGATGTCGGGAATTCTGGAAAAGTGTGTAGAAGTGTAA
- a CDS encoding ATP-dependent Clp protease ATP-binding subunit, which yields MSEDFSELEPRLTETARASLGRAGFLAHNEGSEYVGTEHILLGVLAQNSSLGAKILAENGVTLDRAEMALNLTAKPLVITIVSKGLSAEVVELIRIAWQLAVEFGQEKIGTEHIVYGMLQQHEARATKLLRDMNVDIDNLRGSLEDVFDKQQFESLQSERGVASKNSGDLRVLEKFGVDLTRRASEGFLDPVIGRASEIQRMITILGRRSKNNPALIGEPGVGKTAVVEGLAQRIADNKVPEFLKGKRLFQLDLTAMIAGTKYRGQFEERLQKVLAVAKKHQEVILFIDELHLLVGAGSAEGSMDAANVLKPALSRGEVRLIGATTFDEYRKHIEKDAALSRRFQSVTVNEPSPEEAVEMMRGLRGKLAKHHQVQIPDEMLTEAVDLSQRYVTERFLPDKAIDVIDEAASLLKSSSPIKLSRKDKLARQIKRLAGKIDAAVEAENYEKAAEFKMQMRQLELQAGALKDEASDEPVLTDEYLRRAVSAMTNIPIDRLSLNQMKDLIRLEKRLSQSVLGQNEAIEQLARAIRRNKAGLNRQNGPLGSFIFLGPTGVGKTELARVLAREVFGGEDSLIKIDMSEFSERHTASQLVGAPAGYVGYEDGGKLTDKVRRRPYSVVLFDEIEKAHPDVLNLLLQILEDGKLSDSHGRTVSFRQTIIILTSNVGAEQMIQDSELGFGASGQKKSASENRHEKNSRAALRELEEFLRPELIGRFDNVITFKPLSRSVVRKIFDNLTSDLVKAVGQHGMKLDITSSAKRWLIDRGFDEQRGVRVLRRTIQSELADPLSDVLLSNKAKPGDTLEAKIDNDKVVINVNRA from the coding sequence ATGTCAGAAGATTTTTCTGAATTAGAACCTCGGCTGACGGAAACGGCTCGGGCCAGTTTGGGGCGAGCTGGTTTTCTGGCGCATAATGAGGGGAGTGAATATGTTGGCACGGAGCATATTTTGCTTGGTGTGTTGGCACAAAATTCGTCGCTAGGCGCGAAGATTTTGGCTGAAAACGGCGTAACTTTGGATCGTGCGGAAATGGCGTTGAACCTGACCGCAAAGCCGCTGGTGATTACAATTGTAAGTAAGGGTCTGAGCGCTGAAGTTGTTGAATTGATAAGGATTGCTTGGCAATTAGCGGTTGAATTTGGGCAGGAAAAAATTGGCACGGAACACATCGTTTATGGAATGTTGCAGCAGCACGAGGCGCGAGCGACTAAATTGCTGCGGGATATGAACGTTGATATTGACAATCTGCGTGGAAGTTTGGAAGATGTGTTTGATAAACAGCAGTTTGAATCTCTGCAGAGTGAACGCGGTGTAGCGAGTAAAAATTCTGGCGATTTGCGAGTTCTGGAGAAATTCGGTGTCGATTTGACGCGGCGTGCCAGCGAAGGATTTTTGGATCCGGTGATTGGTCGAGCGTCGGAAATTCAGCGAATGATCACGATTTTGGGTCGGCGGAGTAAGAACAATCCAGCGCTGATTGGCGAACCTGGCGTCGGTAAAACTGCGGTAGTTGAGGGCTTGGCGCAAAGGATTGCTGATAATAAAGTCCCTGAATTTTTGAAGGGCAAGCGACTTTTTCAACTGGATTTGACGGCGATGATTGCGGGGACGAAATATCGCGGGCAATTCGAGGAGCGATTGCAAAAAGTTCTGGCGGTCGCTAAAAAACATCAAGAAGTTATTTTGTTTATTGACGAGTTGCATCTGTTGGTCGGCGCTGGTTCGGCCGAAGGCTCGATGGATGCGGCGAATGTATTGAAGCCGGCATTGTCGCGAGGCGAGGTGCGACTAATTGGTGCGACGACGTTTGATGAATATCGAAAACATATCGAAAAAGATGCTGCGTTGTCACGGCGCTTCCAATCTGTGACGGTCAATGAACCATCGCCAGAAGAGGCGGTGGAGATGATGCGAGGATTGAGAGGAAAATTAGCTAAGCATCATCAAGTTCAAATTCCTGACGAAATGCTGACTGAGGCGGTGGATTTGAGTCAGCGTTACGTGACGGAGCGATTTTTGCCAGATAAAGCGATCGACGTGATTGACGAGGCGGCGAGTTTATTAAAGTCTAGTTCGCCAATAAAATTGTCGCGCAAGGACAAGTTGGCTCGCCAAATTAAGCGATTGGCTGGGAAAATTGACGCCGCGGTCGAGGCCGAAAATTACGAAAAAGCCGCAGAATTTAAGATGCAAATGAGGCAATTGGAATTGCAAGCCGGAGCACTGAAAGATGAAGCCAGTGATGAACCGGTATTGACCGATGAATATTTGCGTCGAGCGGTTTCGGCAATGACGAATATTCCGATTGACAGATTATCGTTAAATCAGATGAAGGATTTGATTCGCCTGGAAAAACGGCTGAGTCAGAGCGTTCTTGGTCAGAATGAAGCGATTGAGCAGCTGGCGCGCGCGATTCGTCGCAATAAAGCTGGGCTAAATCGTCAGAACGGGCCGCTTGGGTCGTTTATCTTTCTGGGTCCGACTGGAGTTGGTAAGACGGAATTGGCACGAGTTCTGGCGCGGGAAGTTTTTGGCGGCGAGGATAGCTTGATTAAAATTGACATGAGCGAATTTTCCGAGCGTCACACGGCTAGTCAGCTGGTTGGTGCGCCGGCTGGTTATGTTGGCTATGAGGACGGCGGGAAATTAACGGATAAAGTTCGTCGTCGACCATATAGCGTGGTGTTGTTTGATGAAATTGAAAAGGCGCATCCTGACGTTCTGAATTTGCTTTTGCAGATTTTGGAGGACGGCAAGTTGAGCGATTCTCACGGACGAACGGTGAGTTTTCGGCAGACGATTATTATCTTGACGAGCAACGTCGGTGCCGAGCAAATGATTCAGGATTCGGAGCTGGGATTTGGTGCGTCTGGGCAGAAAAAGTCGGCTAGCGAAAATCGTCACGAGAAAAATTCGCGTGCCGCTCTGCGTGAGCTTGAGGAGTTTTTGCGTCCAGAATTGATTGGAAGATTTGATAACGTGATTACATTTAAGCCGCTGTCTCGTTCGGTCGTGCGAAAGATTTTTGACAATCTCACGTCTGATTTGGTCAAGGCTGTTGGTCAACATGGAATGAAGCTTGATATTACTTCTTCGGCGAAGCGTTGGTTGATTGATCGAGGATTTGACGAGCAGCGCGGCGTGCGAGTTTTAAGACGAACAATTCAGTCAGAGCTGGCGGATCCGCTGAGCGATGTTTTATTGTCCAATAAAGCAAAACCTGGCGACACGCTGGAGGCTAAAATTGATAATGATAAGGTGGTGATTAATGTCAATCGTGCGTAA
- the radA gene encoding DNA repair protein RadA, whose protein sequence is MAKARSQFICQQCGASFSKWAGRCENCGEWNSLVEQVVSSGGSSVVDKSAGRGKALKTSSIREAASESGLERLSTGIDDLDAVLGGGFLVGGVVLVAGQPGIGKSTLLAQVAAHIAKTKSVLYVSGEESVSQVKLRAERLGAADSEKMQLASGNSAEDIAASIQQGGYDLAIVDSVQTISLSEISSAPGSVSQITNSSNVIIRAAKASGTAVILVGHVTKEGSIAGPKILEHLVDVVLNFEGDRYGGFRVVRAQKNRYGSTNEAAIFEMDEQGLRIVKNPSAELLAERQNLDGSIVLATMEGARPLLVEIQALVNPTNFGYPKRTASGFDLNRLNLLVAVLEKRTKLKLADKDIYVNVVGGLKLNDPAADLAVAMAIASASAGRSLDEGAVVFGEIGLGGEVRSATNWQARIKEAKKMGFTYAIAPKVHKDKFIKGVSDMRQALIDYLQ, encoded by the coding sequence ATGGCGAAAGCTCGAAGTCAATTTATTTGTCAGCAGTGTGGGGCTAGCTTTTCAAAGTGGGCTGGCAGGTGTGAAAATTGCGGGGAATGGAATTCGCTAGTCGAGCAGGTCGTTTCTTCTGGCGGGTCGTCCGTTGTTGATAAATCGGCTGGGCGCGGCAAAGCCTTGAAAACGTCTAGTATTCGTGAAGCTGCTTCTGAGTCTGGACTAGAAAGATTAAGCACTGGAATTGACGATTTGGACGCTGTTTTGGGCGGCGGTTTTCTGGTTGGCGGCGTGGTGCTGGTGGCGGGTCAGCCGGGAATCGGGAAAAGTACGCTGTTGGCGCAAGTTGCGGCACATATCGCCAAGACAAAATCGGTGTTATATGTAAGTGGTGAGGAATCGGTTTCTCAAGTGAAGCTTCGTGCGGAGCGTTTGGGTGCGGCTGATTCGGAAAAAATGCAGCTGGCGTCCGGTAATAGCGCGGAAGATATTGCGGCGTCAATTCAGCAAGGCGGATATGATCTGGCAATTGTCGATTCGGTTCAGACAATTTCTCTCAGTGAGATTTCTTCGGCTCCGGGGTCGGTTAGTCAGATCACCAACTCGTCAAATGTAATTATTCGTGCTGCCAAAGCTTCGGGCACGGCGGTGATTTTGGTTGGTCACGTAACCAAAGAGGGTTCGATTGCTGGTCCGAAAATATTAGAGCATTTGGTGGACGTTGTGCTGAATTTTGAGGGCGATCGATATGGTGGTTTTCGAGTTGTTCGGGCGCAGAAGAATCGATATGGTTCGACTAACGAAGCGGCAATTTTTGAGATGGATGAGCAGGGGCTAAGAATCGTGAAGAATCCGTCGGCGGAACTTCTGGCGGAGCGTCAGAATCTGGATGGGTCAATTGTGCTGGCGACCATGGAAGGCGCACGTCCGCTCTTGGTGGAAATTCAGGCGCTAGTTAATCCGACGAATTTTGGCTATCCTAAGCGCACGGCGAGCGGTTTTGATCTGAATCGATTGAATTTGTTGGTGGCAGTTTTAGAGAAGCGAACGAAGTTGAAATTGGCGGACAAAGACATTTATGTCAATGTGGTTGGCGGATTAAAGTTGAATGATCCAGCTGCTGATTTAGCTGTAGCGATGGCGATTGCTAGCGCTAGTGCTGGGCGAAGTCTGGACGAAGGCGCCGTGGTGTTTGGCGAGATTGGTTTGGGTGGCGAGGTTCGTTCGGCGACGAATTGGCAAGCTCGAATTAAAGAGGCGAAAAAGATGGGCTTCACTTATGCGATTGCACCGAAAGTTCATAAAGATAAATTTATAAAAGGCGTCAGCGATATGCGACAGGCGCTGATTGACTATTTACAATAG